One genomic window of Struthio camelus isolate bStrCam1 chromosome 1, bStrCam1.hap1, whole genome shotgun sequence includes the following:
- the EMP1 gene encoding epithelial membrane protein 1, whose amino-acid sequence MLVLLAGIFVVHIATVIMLFVSTIANVWMVGSYNTEKASSGLWLLCNRSCRQLPVATSDDASLKAAQAFMILSIIFSVIALVMFIVQLFTLEKGKRFYITGAVMLVCWMCILIGASIYTARFTRMPGFTNVHHGYCFILAWICFCFSFIISILYLVLRKK is encoded by the exons ATGTTGGTGCTACTGGCTGGTATCTTTGTGGTCCACATTGCCACTGTCATCATGCTCTTCGTCTCCACCATTGCCAAT GTCTGGATGGTGGGCTCTTACAACACAGAAAAAGCCTCTTCAGGACTCTGGCTGCTGTGTAACaggagctgcagacaactgccggTGGCCACCAGTGATGACG CTTCCCTCAAAGCAGCACAAGCCTTTATGATCCTCTCAATCATCTTCTCCGTCATCGCGCTTGTCATGTTCATCGTCCAGCTGTTCACCCTGGAGAAAGGCAAACGTTTCTACATCACTGGAGCCGTCATGCTGGTTTGCT GGATGTGCATTCTGATTGGAGCCTCCATTTACACGGCTCGGTTCACAAGGATGCCTGGGTTCACAAACGTTCACCATGGCTACTGCTTCATATTGGCCTGGATCTGCTTTTGCTTCAGTTTCATCATTAGCATACTTTACCTTGTTCTTAGGAAAAAATAA